The DNA window AGTAAGGAAGCACTTCGACAACGCTACTGGAACTGAATCAAATAGGATTAAAGACGGTTAGAAAGTTCAAAGCACGTTGATGGACGGTTACCAACATGACATCCAGTTCCTCAGCAATTTTTCTATGAAGATGCGGGAAAGCAAGTCAGAACATAGATGTTCAAATAGTGGGGATCATGTCCGATCTTTTAGGCATTAACTGCTGTCAACGATTATCTCTATATTCTAGGTCTAAAAAATTCATACATCTCTCTATAAAACTGGAGTACTCAAGCCAAAGAGAAAAACAATTAGTGAGGAACATGCACGAGTTTGCGTCCCTTTATTTTATATGTCTTGATATTTCCTTACCTCAAACATTCttattttaatgtcatttactgcacattatcatttaatttcatttattgcaCTTTTCATTTATATCTTTCATCATTTTCTCTTTCAATTAAGGTTCCTATCGTTGTTGTCTTTATGCAAACGCACACAAGCAATTCACAAACACATACTTTCTCATACATTCGACATTGCACAAATTTCTCCTGATATTTTTTGATTTAATCGCACAAGCTAATTAAACTCGTGGTTGTTCACCAAAAACACCCGTGAATAACACAGTAGTGTATTGTAGACGGATAAACATGAAGGTTAAGTAATACATCTAGGCATGGGGTGATCAAGCCACTCGAAGGGCGCTTAAATTTATAAAGGGGTGGCTCGGGAAGGGCGAAAGACTTGCCCTATCCATGCCTCCAAGGTCTTCTCAATTATATCACTACACAATCCCTTAAGCACAATGGATCATAGTGGCCAAAGTGTTTTAACCCATGACTCCTCTTTTGTTCTTCCGGAGGAACCTTGTTGGGAATTCATTTCGGCCTTATGATATCAAAGTTTTAGGTGATCTTTCTGGGTGAGGATTTTGTTGAAAACTCCCTTGGAGAGACTTAAGTTAAGTCCCAAAGGCGAGACTTTAGTTAGTTCCTCCAACGAGACTTTAGTTGAGTCTCTAAGGCGTGCCTTTAGTTGAGTCTATGAGGTGACTTTAGTTGAGTCCCTTAATAGAGACTTTAGTTGAGTCCCTTAGGAGAGACTTTAGTTGACTCCCTAAGGCATGACTTAGTTGAGTCCCGCAGGAGAGACATCAGTTAACTCCCTCAGACAAGATTTTAGTTGACTTCCTCATGCGAAACTTTAGTTTAATCCTTCAAGCGAGACTTTAGTTGAGTCCTTCATGCGAGACTTTTGTCGAGTCCCTTACAGGACGGATTCCTTAAGCATTGATTAGGGCAGATTCAAATATTTGTATTCATTACATAATTTGTATTCTTGCCCTTTGTAGGTCATTTTATAGCCATTCCTTTTAGGTCCTTTTTTGAATGACTATGTTCACGCCTTTGGCGAATTATTTCTGAAATTCTTAGCATTGATTCCTTTCTATTATTCACAGTATTGGCATTGATGAGAATCCTATTAAGGCACCAAGGATTCTTCTACGATGGTCTAGTGATGTATTCACCTCGTGGGGGCAACAAGGATCCTTCAATGTAGGTCCCATATATTTAATCACCTTTAGGGTGACAAGGGTCTTTTTTTGAAATTCTAGTAATATAATTATCGCGTGGGGCGACAAGAATCTTTTTGTGGAAGTCCAAAAATATAACTACCTCGTAGGGCGACAATGATATTCGTGCAGAAGTCCAACAATATAATTACTCCATAGGGCGGCAAGGATCTTCTTGTGGAATTCCATCAATACAATTACGGCGTAGGGAGGCAAGGATCTTCTTGGGAAAGTCCAACAATATAATTACCCATAGGGCAGAAAGGATCTTCCAATGGAAGtctaaaaatataattatccCGTAGAGCATCAAGGAACTTCCTATGGAAGTCCACCAATATAATTTCCCTGTAGGGCGGAAATAATCTTCTTGTGGAAGTCTAGAAATATAACTTGACAGTCAAACCATAATAACATGTTGCATATCCATAATATGTTACAAGAATTTTCATCAACAGGCGATTCGTTATCATACTGCTAGCTATAATAGTATCCCAAATTGGCTGAGATCCAAGTTTTAGGGACGAGGCGTCCATTAAATTCCTCGAGCTTGTAGGCTCAATTAAAAAGCTTATGATATATTAGTCTCTCTTACGGATGCGGGGCTATCGAAATTAGAGGGGATTCCTAATATCTTAGAATCCGCCCAACTATCCTTTCTCGCATCAACCAGCTTCACAAGCTCAATACTCCTGAAAGGTATATCTTcaacccataacatatctgatgGCTTAAGCCAACCAACACTAATAGGTTGGGTCCCACATGCAAGATGATCCTTATGAAAGTTTTAGCTTCTTCCCTGTTAAAGGCAGCAACTTCCATCTCTGGTGAAGGCAAAGTAGGGAAATCTGAATCCCCTGTAGTGGTGCGATCACCTTCAACATTGTCATCAGAAAGGAGTACATCTAAGGGAAGTTTCTCTATCGAGAGTACCACAAGACATATTTACTGGGTGATCTGAACTAGTAGACGTTTCTGTTCTAACTAAACTGGAAGAACCATTATTTCTAAATCACTAGACAGATTTATTGGGTGATCATTTCTACGAGCCATGGCAAAAATAAAGACTAGGTGCGAAGAAATAAActcacactacaagaaaaaacTTGATTAGCTAGGTGTATTTGTGAGGTGATTCATCCCTCACTAAATTTTAACGTTGCTCGGGGATGAACCCCTCGCAAAACACAaatctaaaaacaaaattaaaaaaaaaaattagtgtgGGGATGCCCCTCGTAAAATAAATGGAGGGATTTTGAAATGTTTACCACTAGTGGCTTCACATCACAAAAAGTGAACATATCATTTGTTTAGGGTATCCCCTTGCAAATATCAGCCATTGTCCCATCAATCGTGTCATGTGTCAAGCCTTGCAGTTGTTTTAAAGATTCTCTAAAAAATAATTTGTAGTTTGCTAAGGACTACTCCAAGCAAAATATGAACCTTGAAAATGTGTGGGGAACCCCCTCATCAATTGTTGTCTTCATAAATGCTTCAATCTTTCATTTTCCAACATATCTGCAAAACATTTATGTTTCTTCTCTAACACTCATTTCTCTTTACTAAATCTTAAAAACTtcctcttaaatttttttaatctacATCAAAATTTCATCCTTGAAGGTAAGTATgtttcattatatatttttttatgtctaaTTTATATAAGATAtttgttaataattttaatttttgtttttttgattttaGATATCATTGTTATCATCTAAAGCTACTAAGGAGTTTAAATGTAAAGTGTGTTCATCCTCAAGATATATTTTTctatctatttaaaaaaatgagactttatttgttgaaataagttgctgttaaatattaaaattgtatttgtattattattttatgtttaaaattTTTAGTGATATTATATGTGcttataataaatattgttttaaaaacaatttaaaaatattgtatgaaaaacaatatattttataaaatgattgttttaattattctattttaaaaaatagttagctaattaattataattttttatatcacATTATAAATAATAGTTAGGGGTAGTCTATAAAAAATAACAATCTTGCAATTTGTCAGGGGCTAAATTTCAAGCTAAGTAAAAAAGTATTTGCAATTTACTAGGGGATAAACCCCAAGCTAATTTCTTAGACAGCCTGCAGGAAACTTAAAGACTGCATTTTGCGAGAGGGAAAGCCTCAAACATATTAGTGAGGTGATAAGCCCATTGCAAATAGTTTGCGATGACCTATTTAACTAAGGAACCTGTCCCCTCACAAATTTTTATTGTGAGAGATTTTTGGACTTTGTGAGGGATTGAACCCCTAACTAGAGATTGAACCCCTAACTAAATAGGTTTTTTCTTGTAGCGTCAAAGTAAGAAATGTACTTAGAGAAAATAAAATAGGGTGAAAAAGATAAAATTAAGGTGAACACTCCGGTACCTTTGAGTTTAGATGAGTACCGGTACCCTCAACCAATTAAATGTTACAATTTCATACCAtgtcacttatttatttttattgattttaaaataaactatcatttaataataatttacactAAAGCTATCGGTACCCAACTTGAATTCATGGATACcaaagaattataaaaaaaagtaaacGAAAAAACTTTGTTTCGAGGAACACATACACTTAAACAAACGATTTGAAAAAGGAATAAAATCGCTCCCACAAAAGAGAAGCTAACTATCAGGAATGAcgaaaaaattctcaaaaaaaaaaaaaatcttttataggCCACATTCATCAATCAAACAtcattttgattctgattctggaACATTTGGcaataaatataataaagataataatttattttattctcaTATTTGAGTTTAAAAAAGCACATTATTAAAAGATAAAGACTAATTATTAAGTTGATCAAAGAAAGATCAAACAGCAAATTAGCTTTAAAAAAACACCCGCCTTAAAATAATGCCTAAGCACCCTTAGCTTTCACCTCCTTAGAACTTCGATTGAGATCATGAAATTCACAGGCTTTTGCCATTTGACAAAGCGACTCATAAGAAGAACCAAATTCAGACAAAGCTTTCTCTCCACTGAGTTTATACTCCTTAACTTTCACCCTTATAGCTACACCTTCTTCATCCACCATCACTCTTCTAATCAGCTTCGCTATCTCCTCTCTACAAACAACCCCTCCCTCCGCCGCTGTTGCACGCACCGCCACCCCTAGCTCCTCAGACAACATAGTAGCATTCATCTTTTGTTCTGCATAAAGCGGCCACGCAACCATTGGAACACCGCTTAGGATACTTTCCAACACAGAATTCCAACCGCAATGCGTCACGAAACCACCCGTCGCAGGATGTTTCAAAATCTCAGTCTGTGGGGCCCACGACAGAACACAAATCCCCATATCCTTTGTCCTGCTCACGAAACCCTCCGGTAAATAATCTTCCACCTTCGATCCGTCTCCATCCTTCATCGTGTCGAAAAACGCCCCATACGCATCACCTTGCACGGGCTGCCTCACCACCCAAACAAACCTCTGCTGACTCAACTCTAACCCGTAAGCCAACTCCCTCATCTGACCTTCAGACATGGTCCCGCCACTCCCGAATGACAGGTAAATCACCGACTCATCCGGTTGCCGGTCCAGCCAACTTAGAATTAAATCTTCATTCTCACCCTCCCTCTTCTCCTCTGGTTCAACGGTTCTTATAAGCGGTCCAACCGGATAAACCGGTCCTTTTGCAAACTGAGTAGCAGCCTTAGTAGCACCTGGCTCCAGACCCTGCCATGTGTTCATCAAAATCCCATCAGCGGACAGTACAATCCGTGCCGCATTAACGTAACCTTCATGAATAGGCCCCCAGGGAGAAACAAAAGTTTCGAGTGTATCTTCAAACCGAACCGGTTCACAACCCGGAATCAAAAGCGGTTCGTGATTATTAGCGTGTCTTGAAAACGCTTGGTTAG is part of the Vicia villosa cultivar HV-30 ecotype Madison, WI linkage group LG2, Vvil1.0, whole genome shotgun sequence genome and encodes:
- the LOC131646802 gene encoding UDP-glycosyltransferase 72E1-like, which translates into the protein MTTKTHAALLASPGLGHLIPTVELGKRLTTHHGFHVTIFVVTTTTDSSETTNSPILQQISNLNGLGIIFTPPVDVSDKLDPENPSLGLRITLTMIESLPFIRSQILSMKFPPSVLIVDLFGFMALPMARDLDMSTYVFFATNAWFSAVTMYLPSITNQAFSRHANNHEPLLIPGCEPVRFEDTLETFVSPWGPIHEGYVNAARIVLSADGILMNTWQGLEPGATKAATQFAKGPVYPVGPLIRTVEPEEKREGENEDLILSWLDRQPDESVIYLSFGSGGTMSEGQMRELAYGLELSQQRFVWVVRQPVQGDAYGAFFDTMKDGDGSKVEDYLPEGFVSRTKDMGICVLSWAPQTEILKHPATGGFVTHCGWNSVLESILSGVPMVAWPLYAEQKMNATMLSEELGVAVRATAAEGGVVCREEIAKLIRRVMVDEEGVAIRVKVKEYKLSGEKALSEFGSSYESLCQMAKACEFHDLNRSSKEVKAKGA